The DNA region atgatttttcttttatgccaataaTCACTAgtttattaagtaaagattatgtttcatgaagatatattgtacatttcctactttatatataaaaaacgtAATTTTCGATTAGTAATATGCAAAATATTAAAGGCGATTTTTTTCAATACTTAAGATTTTTCTTTGTaccctcagattttcaaatacttgtatctcggccaaatattgtcctatactaaaaaaccatacatcaatggaaagcttatttatgatGATGTATAAatgatgactggttttgtggtccagtaaCACAAATGATAACTGTGACTTCAGAGATCTTCCAGTAATCACCATAAAAATCACGTGTTAAAAACACAAGTGTACCAAAATATTAGTTTGTAAGTAGCCAGAAACGTATTTTTATATCCTTACCACGTGTTCCACATTAAATCttcaaataattaataaagtgACAAACAGATTGTGCCTTTCATTGCAACCCCGTTGTGCGCTCGTGAAGCTAAACTTCCACCGTATAGTGTGTTTAGCGCGCAAGATGTAAACACTAGCTGGCAACACGCTCGGTTTAATTTCCAGTGATGTATGCATTGAGTCAATTCAGTACGCATAGGCAGTCATTTGAGAGCTAGCTGACATGTCGGTATACTGTAGCTCCTAAATATAGATTCCGGGAAATGCATAAGATGTTTTCTCTGCTAGGCCTCGCAGAAGGTGGTCAGCGACATCCAGGCACCTCTCAAGTCTGTGGAGATGAAGGCTAATTCGCTTACAGAAGAACAGATCGCCTGCAATCATGCTAATACTATCGAATACTATTAGGATTTCACTATTATCCCAGCccatattataataattgtaagaCGCTTCGTTATATATACATGATCTTGGCGCTAACGGAGGCTCGCGGACTTAGCAGGCGCTAACGTTACATCCCGCCTGCTGCATTCACTCGGATAACCACAAGCAAACTACCTGTCTTTCAGGGGCACCACTGCGAGCGCTGGAGTCTCGTATACCTGAAGGTTTTAGAATGACACTGTAATGTACGTATCTGTAAAAGCAATCGGGGTCTGTCCACCAGCTAACTGTCACACTTTCCTGTGACCTACTTTCACGACAGACGTAAACAATGCTTTAACAAGCCCCGCCTCCTCTGTTCAAACTCCATTGGTCAAAAATTCCAAGTAGGCGGGGTTTATTTTATAGCTTGCGTTACTATAGGCGTTTCAGCTGTCACTTAAATGTCAAACTCGTCCCAAGACTGAAGGCTAAGCGCCATGCAGACAAGTGTAGCGACAGCACATCGAGATGCATATGTTAAACTGTCATTATTAATTAACTAGATTACTTTTGGGCTGTATCAGTAAGATAAACAGATATTTGCTGTGTTCTTTAACCGAACAGTTTAACAGATTATTTCAGACATTCAGCTACGCTTTAGAACAATTCTGTTATCTACTGTTTCAGCTTTGTTCATACCTACAAAAGTTAGATTTTGTTCATAAATCTTGATTAAGGTATGTGTTTTGTTTACGGATTACATGTGTCCTGGCTGTTTGGATTTAGCTTCCATTCAAAaggattcataataataataataattgttgttgttgctgttgtgttCTATGAAAAATAAAACCTAGGACAATTAAGCTTCTAGACTTTTTGgttatattatttctatataaCATAATTTTCTAAAAGATAAgtaaattttaattattgtaataaaaaaagcattaataATGTCTGCTTAAAGAAAACAAAGTATggacattatataaaataaataatgtaaaaatctaaAGTTAAAATTCCAGGCCCATTATGAAACtttttttgcttaattttcatttaaataatgttactgtgaaaaaaaaaaacttatatagattatatttttaagcaaaatataattATCTTTGTGACCCTCACTCATAATCACAGTAGGCTAATACATGTTGCTGTTATAATCAAATCCAGAATTTTAATTTGTACAAAAAATGAGATAAACTGTCTATTCTATTGCTGATGTGATATAATAAACTAACTGTAATTTAGCTAGCACAGTCACTTTGTATTAGTTTCTGGTCTTCCAGTAAGAGGTCTGGGTAATGAAGGAGTGCTGCTCTATAGCGCCCCCTTCCACCTGTGGAGGGGTGACTGCAGCAACGCGGAGCGCCATGAAGTTTGGTTGAGGCTGCAATGCAGTGATTCAGACAACCAGATGGTATCCTGTGGATTAATCCCTCATGTTGGAGTCTATTCGACTCTCTGTGATGTGAAAGCATCTTGATTATTAAATGTTTGGTTGGGGTTTCTGAATATATTTTGAGACACTCCTCAGATACCAATCTTTCATGTTCATCAGTGATAAATTAATTTGCATACTTGGAAATCATAATAGGCTGTAATTTGTGCACCTTAAATTGAAGGACACAACATGTTACAGACCAAAGATGGGCTTGCACTTTGACCATCTGCAGTATATTTCCATTAACACATCACGTGTgtgtttgaataaaaaggaaactgAAATTAGGTTGAGGAAGTTTTATTCGGAAACTGGACAAGCTGCGCTGGTGTTCACCCTTGAATGGAGCCAGAAACAGTATCAACTACAGGTAAAACGCTACACGTCTGAAGAATGTCATGTTAAGAgttaaaacacacatacacacactcgctcacaggCACACGTGTGCATCCATTCATTTCACACACTTAGTAAACTTGCACATTAATACCTTGATTAAGACAACGGTCTCAATGGTAATCAGTGATTACAAAAGAAACTCCACAAATTTCCCACAGTGCAATTCACCTACCTATAcagatttatatgtatatatatatatatttctcatacacacacacacacctatgtaCTTAGATAAACATGATTTCAATAAAGACTTTGATCCATTTAACGGTTTAATGAACATCTCAAAATCTTCATAAATAatcaacagaaacaaaaacaaacagtaataattccatctttttttcttttttttttttacacttaggTCCTCAGCATCAGCATTCAACCTCAACATTTAGATTTGAATGGTCCCAAAAGTGAGTAAACTAAATGATGGCTGATTTGTTCTTTTGAATGTGAATAAAATTGTGACAAAATAAAAGAAGGATGACAAACAAGTGTAGCATAGGAGAAAGAGGGCGtctatttaaacacacacacgggACGAGAGCAATAGCTACACAGCGCATTTACAGGGGAACGCACAGCAGGCTACTATACACAGAGAGGAAGATCAATCACACATTCACTTGCAAACAGCACACTCACGATACACGCATGCACACAAAAATTCCTCTCATCGTTTCGGGTGGTGAAGTTACTCAGTGTGTATCATTAGGaagatgtttgtgtttgtgttggtgcttgcttgtgtgtgtgtgtgtgtgtgtgtgtgtatggtggtTCATATGTAAGAGATGATAAGAGCGATTAACCCTTGGTGGACAGGATAAGAGCGACAATAAGGCCGTAGAGCCCCAGAACCTCTGCGAAAATGAGGATGAGGATCATCCCCACGAACAGGCGAGGCTGCTGGGCTGTGCCCCTAACTCCTGCATCTCCCACGATACCGATGGCGAAGCCAGCTGCGAGACCACTCAGACCCACGCTCAGCCCGGCACCCAGGTGCAAGAAACTCCTAAACACAGGACATGCACAGAGTTACATATTTTCTGTTACAGCACTGGTTACATTGTGAAGACAATAGACAACGATTGAGGTAAacataattaataatttcataaagtaATAAGTAACAATAATTTACAAAAAGAACAATATGGTTAAACCTTCATGTACAGATACAGTAACAGTATATATTCTCATATAAagttgtgtgcatatatatatatatatatatatatatatagtagttatAAAAAATATCAATCTACATACAAAAATTGGATTTCGTAATTATAATGGAGTACATATTAATAAATACCATAAAATAATACCTAATTCATACAGGTAAAGTAAAAAGTCTCTTTAATTGTTTATATACTCTTACTATCTATCATTTTTTATATAGTGTTAAATCTTTAAATTTAAGTCAATAAAATAGAATCATTAAGATTCTTCTATTTTAACCAAATAGGGTTAGATCTAGATTAGTCGCATCATATCAAACAGATAATATAGTCAGCTGTTGAAACAAAATTTCTCAGCCACCAATAAAATgtgtgctatttatttatttattttatgaggaTGCTGAGAGTGACTTCCAGGAAAGTCCTAAGCAGACAAGACACCAGCAAAGAGCATGACTCACTTGAAGAGTGTGATATCGGCAGACATGTTGTTGGCAATAAGTACAGCCACCACCAGGCCGTAGATGGCGATGATACCCGCCATGACCACGGGAATGATGGACTTCATGATCAGCTCCGGCCGCATCACCGACATGGCAGCAATGCCTGTGCCACTCTTGGCCGTCCCATATGCAGCACCCAATGCTAAACAGAAAGGAAATGGCTATTAACAAACACACCGAGAGCGAGAACAAGCACTTAAAATGGGTTAAAGTTGAATGAATACAGGCCAAGGCACATGTTGTAGGTTTAAACAAATACCCAACTAATGAACACCACTAACACATGTCTTATAAACCAACCCCCCAAACACAAACCAACACTTCCAGGAATACTTTCCAAAATAACAGATACTGAATTGAATCATTACCGTATTTtctgcactataaggcgcacttaaaagcctttaattttctcaaaaaacgacagtgcgtaggggctgtgcaaaaaatcgaatgcgatttccttgcacatctcatcagtgaagacgctcctgtaattagaagtatatctccagcacgtgcgttcagatcagggttgccaggttttcacaacaaatcctgcccagttgcttcttaaacctagtccaaaactagcccaatcgcgattccaggaggttccccgataaaaattgcttcccggggttaaaatatacatttttctggAAGGGTTGccctggtaaaattcgcattttaggggctaaatatcacgttatttgtattggggttgcttcaaaccgcggacatgaaaaacaatcgcagacttggcaacactggttcagatggagcggcagttactacacagagccgtagtctaccaacaactaacacaaaatcgttttcaaaatcgacaaagaatcgcccgcgattttaaaatcgattttgtgtagattgtcagtgaattacggctcggtgtagtaaatgccaaccggtgttgccaagtctgtggttgtttttcatgtccgcaggtcgaagcgaccgcaatacaaataacgtgatatttagcacctaaaatgcgaattttactaaggcaaccctgctaaaaaacgtatattataaccccgggaagcaatttttatctgggaacctcctggaagcgcgattggactcgttttggactagttttgagaagcaactgggcaggatttgttgtgaaaacctggcagccctgatccgaacgcacgtgctggagatatacttctaattacaggagcgcctttactgatgagatgcgcatgaaaatcgcattcgattttttgcacagccctaacagtgcgccttataatctggAGCgctttatatatggatcaaggttttgttgacattccctttagcacagctccatctagttgatgcataacgcaaacccagtcaaacgtttgactgcagtatcttctattctatgcgctttataatccggtgcgccctatatatgaaaactattctaaaataggccattcattgaaggtgcgccttataatccggtgcgccttatagtgcggaaaatacggtaatcgaATCGCAAGCTTGTGAATGAGTATCAAATTGAATCAGTGAAATCTGTCAAAGCCTAGCCCTAGTGTTTAAGGTCATTCACATCATTTATATACATCTGTTCCTAATTTTCTTTTCCTGAATGTTGACTGTGTTTTCTGAAATGAGATAATCAAAATACCTACTGTATAAACCTTCAATAAGTTTGCTTCTGCTTTTATCTGATGTTCAGGGAATGTTTTCAAATCCAGCCAATCAAACCACTGACTTTACTTCCACAGTACTTTTTACCTACTACGGAAGtcgatggctaccgtcaactgtggTTTTGTgctcaaaagaaagaaagagaaagaaaaactcaaAAGGGTTTGGAAcaggagtcttttttttttaagttcgtttttggtgaactgtccctttaattagATAATAAATAGCTACAACATTTAAGAAAACCTAATGTCTGCTTTAAGATCAAGTTAAAGCATTTTAATGCTGTCTCCTTTTGTGTGCGGAGCTGCTCACACATATCTACTCGGAGTATGTCCTGTGTTCATCTATAACAGTTTGATTTGGCTCGGCTActaaatcagacatcagaagactacatcGGACAGTCAGGACTGTTCAGAGGattactgccccccccccccccccccccccctgcaacCTCCAAGATCTTTAAatctccagagtgaggaaaagggcagGTAAAACCACTCTGGACCCCTCAGCACCCTCCCTGCGCTACAGAGCACAGACCACCAGGACAGTCAGACACAACCTCAGTTTTTCCACAGGTCATATCTCACCTGAACAAAACATAACACAACTCAGGACTGCACATCTGTTAATAACACATATGCACATTCACAATTCTGcctctcacatttattttctcgATATTGTTATGTATAATTGATGGTACCTTCTCTTTATTCTAAGTGTTTCTATCGCATGCATGTCTGCACTCTCTGTTCCTGAAGCTCCTGACACTAAGAGAAAATTCCTTGTTTGTGCGTTAACACACTCGCCAATAACGCTCTTTCTGATTATGACCCTATTCATCTGTGCTGTCTTGCTTTAAAGACTTCAAAGACAAGGTCAGCAAAGCATTCACACAGTCTCCGACTGCTTTCGTCCTCCGTCCGTCACATGACTACAGAAGCGAGTCCCTTTCGTTTGTAGGAAGCGAGCGAGGAGTTGCGTCAAATCTATCAGGATGTGTCCTGGACTGAGGCACGACGCGCTGACACGGCACTTTAAACTCTATTAAATGGCAAGAGCAATGGCTGTCGTTtgagtaacgttacagacaataCGTGTGTCCCTGtgataaccagttaaactgacaAGGCCGTTTTTCCTCT from Carassius carassius chromosome 1, fCarCar2.1, whole genome shotgun sequence includes:
- the LOC132143779 gene encoding V-type proton ATPase 16 kDa proteolipid subunit c-like; the encoded protein is MSSQSPEYAPFFAVMGASAAMVFSALGAAYGTAKSGTGIAAMSVMRPELIMKSIIPVVMAGIIAIYGLVVAVLIANNMSADITLFKSFLHLGAGLSVGLSGLAAGFAIGIVGDAGVRGTAQQPRLFVGMILILIFAEVLGLYGLIVALILSTKG